From the Desulfovibrio sp. JY genome, one window contains:
- a CDS encoding F0F1 ATP synthase subunit B — translation MKKLHLIAAVVLVLGVAAVAYASGEAANGAEAAHHGLNWKDFLFRVVNFVLVFGVIAKLAGKKIVGFFRGRTQQIENQLSDLDARKADAAKRLADIEASISNLAEEKAAIEQEYRRQGEALRDSIIAAAEVKAAQIKAQAASAAEAEAKVAVQQIRAELAESVVSAASAMLEKKLSAKDQEKLVDEYLTKVVFN, via the coding sequence TTGAAAAAGCTCCACCTCATCGCCGCCGTTGTCCTGGTGCTCGGCGTGGCCGCTGTGGCCTACGCCTCCGGGGAGGCCGCAAACGGCGCGGAAGCGGCGCATCACGGGCTTAACTGGAAGGATTTCCTGTTTCGGGTGGTCAACTTCGTGCTGGTCTTCGGCGTGATCGCCAAGCTGGCCGGCAAGAAGATCGTGGGTTTCTTCCGCGGCCGCACGCAGCAGATCGAAAACCAGCTGTCCGACCTTGATGCGCGCAAGGCCGACGCCGCCAAGCGTCTGGCCGACATCGAGGCCTCGATCAGCAACCTGGCCGAAGAGAAGGCCGCCATCGAGCAGGAATATCGCCGTCAGGGCGAGGCCCTGCGCGACTCCATCATCGCCGCCGCCGAAGTCAAGGCCGCCCAGATCAAGGCCCAGGCCGCATCCGCCGCCGAGGCCGAGGCCAAGGTCGCCGTGCAGCAGATTCGCGCCGAGCTGGCCGAGTCCGTGGTTTCCGCCGCGTCCGCGATGCTGGAGAAGAAGCTCTCGGCCAAGGACCAGGAAAAGCTTGTGGATGAATACTTAACAAAGGTGGTGTTCAATTGA
- a CDS encoding F0F1 ATP synthase subunit delta: MTGNIVARRYAKALFALAKKAGKKAPAEYGKDLEAFAAVLEASPDLLKVFANPVIAAEDKKAVLAGVLGKLGLKPSVVNFLSLLADKERLPFVLEVAAYYRSLLDEAEGVLRGQLVTAYALADTRQDQIKTKLEKQSGKKLVLSFAVDPAILGGVLLKVGDKVLDASLRAQLEILKEQIKRGE, encoded by the coding sequence TTGACCGGCAACATCGTCGCGCGCCGTTACGCCAAGGCGCTCTTCGCGCTGGCCAAGAAAGCCGGCAAGAAAGCCCCGGCGGAGTACGGCAAGGACCTGGAAGCCTTCGCCGCCGTCCTTGAGGCGTCCCCGGACCTGCTTAAGGTCTTCGCCAATCCCGTCATCGCCGCCGAGGACAAGAAGGCGGTGTTGGCCGGGGTGTTGGGCAAGCTTGGCCTTAAGCCCAGTGTCGTCAACTTCCTTTCGCTCCTGGCCGACAAGGAGCGCCTGCCCTTCGTGCTGGAGGTGGCCGCCTACTACCGGTCGCTTCTGGACGAGGCCGAGGGCGTGCTGCGCGGTCAGCTCGTCACCGCGTACGCCCTGGCCGACACCCGGCAGGACCAGATCAAGACCAAACTCGAAAAGCAATCCGGCAAAAAGCTGGTGCTGTCCTTTGCCGTCGATCCCGCCATCCTCGGCGGCGTGCTCCTCAAGGTCGGCGACAAGGTGTTGGACGCGAGCCTTCGCGCCCAACTTGAAATATTGAAAGAACAAATCAAGAGGGGTGAGTAG